GAAACTGACAGATTTAAACCCATCTTGTCCATTATCCGCTTTTTCCAACCCTAAAATACCGGTTGCCATGGTACTAAACACGCTGGCTACGCCATAGAGTTGTCCGCCGTTGATGGCGTCAGTAGAAGTTTGAGTTACCTCACCGGCAGCGACATGGGTGATTACACGCTCGCTACCTTGAGCGCCTACGCTGACAACAGATTTTTGACCGTCTCCGTTAGTGTTAGTAGAGGTACCTGCACCGCTCCAACTAAATTTAATGCCGCCTTTTCCGTTTTCAGCCGGAATAGTGGCGTTAGAAAGTGCGGTCTTTTTCGCCTCTGCTTTTGAGCCTTTACCTAAAGCGACGGAGTCACCGGCGTTTTTCTCAACCACAGCAGTGTCGCCGATAGCCACTGCGCCCTCGGCTTTAGCTTCCGCTTTATAACCGATAGCGATTGCGTGTTCAGCTTTTTGGTCAGTATTCGCTTTAAAACCGAAAGCAATAGAATCTCGCCCTTTCGCGCGGTTGCTGTTGAAGTTAGATTGTTCGATTTCGTCTTTTGATAAATTAGTTAGTTTTGATTTTTTATCACTTGTGTTATCAGTCGTTACTGCACTATCAATTTTTTTCTGCCATTCGTCGAATTTTTTCTTTAACTCTGTACTATCTTTCTTCGAATTATCGCCATTCCCCTCTTTTTTTAAGTCTTCAATAATTTTTGTAATAGTATTCGCAGTGGTTGCAATATTGTTATTTTTTCCTAACTTAGTCACCTCAGTTCCAATCGTATCTAATGATTGCTGATTAAACGTCTCTTTCCCATTCGCCTTACGGTTTAGGAGGGTGGCGTATTGTTTTGCCAGTTCCACATAGCGCTCGTAGTTTTGTACCGCTTTTTGACCGTCGGTGATGCGTTTGGCTTCGCTGTTTGTGGAAGTTTGGTCGACGGCGAGGTATGGCGCGTTGATGCCGGCGCCACCGGAGGTGAGTAAGTTAACGCGTTCCTCTAATGATTTTAATTGCCCCACGTTGGCAGCGTCGGTGTCTAAATAACCGGACGCTACATTAACAACACGACGCTCGCTCCCTTTGGAACCTACAGAAATTACACCGGCTTGTGCGCTGGTCGGTAGAGTGATAGCGCCTTTCGGGGTATATGGTTTATGCAATAAATCCGCGTATAGATAGTCGGTTTGAGACTTATGCCCCAACGCCACGGAGTTATTTAAATAGGCAAGAGATTCAATCCCCAACGCGATTGAGTTTGTGCCTTTGTAACTATCTTGATTTTTATCAGCTGAAATACTTTTCAGAAATTCTGTATTTTTACTCTCATCCTGCACCCTAGCGCGGTAACCCAAAGCGATACTATTCACCCCCTCGGCATAAGAACGCACCCCGATTGCCATCGCATTTGTCGCGCGGTTCCCCGCATAAGCATAAGACCCAATCGCAAACCCGTTAGACGCATCCGCCAACGCCGAATACCCCAACGCTAAGCTATTCTCCCACAACGCAAATGAACGCCCACCAATAACAATCGCGTTTTTGCCCGCTCCAGTTTCACCGTGAGGTTTGATTTTTTTAATGTCTTTTCCACCAATGGTTAATATTATTTCACTATCGTAAGTTAAAGGCATAGTTTCACTACCGTTAGTGTTTCCATTTTTTAGAATTGTAGTAGCCTTTGTATCAAATTCATCATTACTATCTAAGTCAGTTGAGTTTTTATTAAAACTTTTATACAAATCAAGCCATTGTTGACCAGTAGTTGGATCAAATTTAGCTCCTGCTGCTACTATTGAACCAATTGCAATGGTATGCTCTCCTACTGCCTTGGCATTATAACCGTATGACATAGATCCATTACTAGTGGCTTCGTTAAAGTTACCGATAGCGAGAGAGTTTGGTGAAAATACTCGCGACGCCTGACCGACTGCAACACCGCCCTTAGCACTTCTTGCCACAAATGAACGCATACCCAAGGTAGTGGAATAATCCGCTAATGCAAAAGATAACGCACCAACAGAAGTAGATAAGTCACCGGCAGCGACTGTTCGCGAACCGATAGCAATTGCCCCTACACCAGCAGCATAGGTCGGGCTATATTTTCGATTATCAACCTGTTTACCATTTGAACTACCTGTTACATACAGTTGTTCAAAGCGATTGTTATATGTACCAAAATAAGAATTGTCGTCTTTCAGTTTTTTAAAAATAGTATTAATTTCGTTTATCGGAAGTTTATCGTCAAAACGACTATCATCAATATCATCATTACCAATAGCAACGGAGGATTTTCCAAGTGCATAGACGTCAGCTCCTAAAGCTACTGATTGACTGTTGGCGCCCGCATTATTCCCGATAGCGATAGCTTGCCCAGCACCTTCTTCAGTTTTTGCTAACATACCTAGTGCAATCGCTTTAGCTCCTAATGCGTTACTATTAGATCCAATCGCAACCATGCCACTTTTTTCATCATTTTTTAGTGAAACAACACCTACAGTCGCGTTTTTACCTATGGCAACATAGTCGCTGTTACTGCAATCATTCCAGTTATCAGATAATTGAACAGAGTTTGAACCACCACATTTGTTCCACTCACCAATTTTAAATTGATTATCCGTCCAACTATACACATTTTGATTAGCACCCCCCTCATTCATCATACCTAAGCCTAATACTAACAGGGTAAAACGGAATGGAAGTGAGAAAGACGAGGAGATTGAGGACGATGCCTGACATTGCGATGTAAGTTGTTGATTATTAGCTAATTCAGAAACGACTTTGGTTACCCCGGAGGTAATATCATATTTACATTTAAAGACTCTATTCATCTCAAGTTCCTTAATTAAGATATTGTGGAAATAATTCGATTATGTGGAAGTTGGCGGGAAATCCGCACAAATGTGAGGGGAATTAGTATATATATATACAAGCAGAAAAAGCACAAATTTTGTACTTTTTTTGAAAAAACTTTGAGATATTTAAGGGGAGCGCGTTGTTTTAGCGGATATAAAATGGACTTTCGTAGTTTAATTGGCGAACTTTCAAGCTAATTGAAAGGAGGCAACGCGCTTGATATGGCAATAGTCTTGTAACGAATTTTTGCCAATGTGAATTAGTTAAATGTGGTAAATAACCATAGAGGAAGCCCTAAACCAAATACGTCAAAAAAACTGTGCGCCAGCATAAACGGGACTACATTGCGAATTTTAAAGCGTAATAGCATGAACAATACGCCGAAAAGGGATACCACAATGGCGCCAAATATCCCTTGATAGGTATGGAAAGCAAAGCGTACAATAAAAGCGAAAATCAGCGCGTAGGGGAGCCATTTTTTTTCGACGCAGAAGACGAGCCCAAGGAAAAAGATTTCTTCATAAAACCCGTTTAGCAAAGCAAATAATATCAGGGATAAGGAAAAATAATCCCAGAGGTTTTCGCTTTCTGTCGGCGCGGGCGCGGCGCTTTCCATCAATGTGCTGTCGGCAAGTGTTGGTTCGGTGAGAACTTCTGGCGAGAAAGTATTGGCGAAAAGATGGCAAATGGCGCCCGTGAATAAGATTAAAGCGAGGGCGAGGGGCAGCGTATTTTTGTTAAACGCGAAAGGAAGTTGGGCAAATTGAAATTTGCCCAACATGAGATAAAGCCATGCTACTCCTAATGAAACAAGCTCCATGCCAATGGATGAATAATTATCGGCTTCGCTAAATTCTAGATTTTCTGGCGCGGCAAGTCCGGCTTGTTGGAGCTCGGTAAAATAATAAAACGAGGTGATAATCGGCGAATAAAAAAAGATCGCGGCTAAGATCACAAGATCGATTGGATGCAAGGCGTTGTATTTTGTTGATTGCATTTGGGTTATCCTAATAAATTGGTTGTAAATACATTAGTTAGAAAGTGGGTAAATTCAATTAGGATAGGTACTGAAATGGCGCACCCGAGAGGATTCGAACCTCTGACCGCTCGGTTCGTAGCCGAGTACTCTATCCAGCTGAGCTACGGGTGCGTTTTGAAATCACCTTTCATTTAATCATGTTAATTTTATTGTAGAGTTCAATAAAATGGCGCACCCGAGAGGATTCGAACCTCTGACCGCTCGGTTCGTAGCCGAGTACTCTATCCAGCTGAGCTACGGGTGCCCTGAGTAAATGGCGGTGAGAGAGGGATTCGAACCCTCGATACAGTTTCCCATATACACCCTTAGCAGGGGTGCGCCTTCAGCCTCTCGGCCATCTCACCGCAATCGGTTTGTGGGCGGTATGATACGGATTGCCCTGCAATAAGTCAAATTCTTTTTTTGAAAATTTGGGTTGTTTGCGTGAATTATCTACAAAATCCGTTGAAAATCATCTAACCGCGTAAAATAGCGCGTAAATTGGCAATATGATTTTTGGTTTTTTGCTGTTGTTCTTGTTCGGTTAATGGCGGTTTATCTTTTTCCCATAACAGATCGTCTGGCGGCAATTCGGCTAAAAAACGACTGGGTTGGGGACGATAACTCTCGCCAAATTGTCGCCGCTCTTTGCACAAGGAAAAGACCAAACTTTTTTGCGCGCGCGTAATGCCCACGTAAGCTAATCGACGTTCTTCTTCTATGTTGTTTTCATCAATGCTGGTCTGATGTGGCAAAAGATTTTCTTCCATGCCGATTAAAAAGACATGGGGGAATTCGAGCCCTTTTGAGGCGTGTAAGGTCATTAGTTGTACTTGATCGCTGGCTTCGTCGTCTTCGTTACGCTCCAACATATCGCGCAAGGTCAAACGCGTGACTACCTGATTTAAGGTCATTGGCTGATTAAACTCATCCCCTTTGAGCATCTCGGCGACCCAGCCGAACAAGGTGGCGACGTTTTTACTTTGAAATTCTGCCATTTTGGGGCTGGCGGCTTGTTCGTACAAATATTCTGCATAATGTAATTGTGCTAACATGCGACGAACCGCATTTTCCGGTTCCGCACGCAGGCTTTCATCATGTAACTCCACAATCCAACGGGCAAAACCTTGTAACGCGTTGTAGGCTTTCGGCGTAACCCGTTGTATTAATTCAAAATCGAAAATCGCCTCGAATAAACTCATGTGTTTTTCTTGCGCCAAGGCGCCCAATTTTTCCAAGGTTGCGGCGCCGATTTCTCGCTTCGGCGTGTTCACAATGCGTAAAAATGCCGCGTCGTCATCTTGATTAACCAATAAACGCAAATACGCCATCATGTCCTTAATTTCCACACGCGAGAAAAACGAGGTTCCGCCGGAAATGCGATAGGGAATGCGGTTTTGCATCAAGACTTTTTCTAACAAACGGGATTGGTGATTGCCGCGATATAAAATGGCATAATCTTGATAGCGGGTTTTGCGAGTAAAACGATGGGCAATGAGTTCCCCGACCACACGCTCCGCCTCATGTTCCTCATTTTGGGCTTCAATCACCAATAATTTTTCCCCTTGATCTAAGGTAGAAAATAATTTTTTATCAAATACATGATCATTATTGGCAATTAAAATATTGGCGCAATGTAAAATACGTTGCGTCGAACGATAATTTTGTTCCAATTTCATCACTTGCAGCGACGGAAAATCATTTTTCAAGCGCACCATATTTTGCGGTCTTGCGCCGCGCCATGAATAAATGGATTGATCATCATCGCCTACCACGGTGAAACAAGCGCGTTCGCCGACCAATAATTTAATTAATTCATATTGGCTGGTGTTGGTATCTTGATATTCGTCCACCAATAAATAGCGAATTTTCGCTTGCCATTGCGACCGTACTTCGGCGTTTTGTTTAAATAGCAAGGTCGGCAACATGATCAAATCGTCAAAATCCAAGGCGTTGTAGGCGCGAATTTGTTTGGCGTAACGCTCGTAACAAGCGGCGAAGGTGCGTTGTTTGGGATCCTTTG
This sequence is a window from [Pasteurella] mairii. Protein-coding genes within it:
- a CDS encoding putative transmembrane protein, whose product is MQSTKYNALHPIDLVILAAIFFYSPIITSFYYFTELQQAGLAAPENLEFSEADNYSSIGMELVSLGVAWLYLMLGKFQFAQLPFAFNKNTLPLALALILFTGAICHLFANTFSPEVLTEPTLADSTLMESAAPAPTESENLWDYFSLSLILFALLNGFYEEIFFLGLVFCVEKKWLPYALIFAFIVRFAFHTYQGIFGAIVVSLFGVLFMLLRFKIRNVVPFMLAHSFFDVFGLGLPLWLFTTFN
- the rep gene encoding ATP-dependent DNA helicase Rep → MKLNPQQQQAVEYVQGPCLVLAGAGSGKTRVIINKIAYLIEKCGYFPQQIAAVTFTNKAAREMKERVAHSIGKEQSRGLTVSTFHTLGFDIIKQEYQHLGFKRNLTLFDEHDQFALLKELTSDLLQEDKALLRELAATISNWKNDLIMPHHAAAIAKDPKQRTFAACYERYAKQIRAYNALDFDDLIMLPTLLFKQNAEVRSQWQAKIRYLLVDEYQDTNTSQYELIKLLVGERACFTVVGDDDQSIYSWRGARPQNMVRLKNDFPSLQVMKLEQNYRSTQRILHCANILIANNDHVFDKKLFSTLDQGEKLLVIEAQNEEHEAERVVGELIAHRFTRKTRYQDYAILYRGNHQSRLLEKVLMQNRIPYRISGGTSFFSRVEIKDMMAYLRLLVNQDDDAAFLRIVNTPKREIGAATLEKLGALAQEKHMSLFEAIFDFELIQRVTPKAYNALQGFARWIVELHDESLRAEPENAVRRMLAQLHYAEYLYEQAASPKMAEFQSKNVATLFGWVAEMLKGDEFNQPMTLNQVVTRLTLRDMLERNEDDEASDQVQLMTLHASKGLEFPHVFLIGMEENLLPHQTSIDENNIEEERRLAYVGITRAQKSLVFSLCKERRQFGESYRPQPSRFLAELPPDDLLWEKDKPPLTEQEQQQKTKNHIANLRAILRG